In Penicillium oxalicum strain HP7-1 chromosome I, whole genome shotgun sequence, a single window of DNA contains:
- a CDS encoding Amidase produces the protein MSVLFTSISDNNPVKPGDAEDLIAPLGLTIDPSESDDFHTLLAALHDCAEGVASLPDYQPTSDQARYPRENIRRPSQKEQVYGQAWAHRFLIRGNPQGGALAGKSFSLKDVIAVAGVPQLMGSDIIPSWTPTSDATVVTRILHAGADIQGTSTCENYCHSTSSFTSAQGTVENPHAPGYSAGGSTSGGAALVAGDVVDLTIGGDQGGSIRVPASFCGCVGLKPTHGRVPFTGISSGDAINDHAGPLARTVLDAAICLDVIGGYDGIDDRSLGSPAPGSTTFAANLRQSSQNLEGVRVGILKEGFDHSFVSPSVRHSVLTAAKKFQEFGASIEEVSLPDHLNGPAIWTIQQRMAGAQTLLGLNTGRRGLGMTEMESARLPWSDDRFQRAFPSTKNVLINGLYLMRNFPGLYGKAINVGRQISDKFEALFREFDVLVMPTTPIVAPKNGARGLPLDSLKPSMGLTINTAIFNVTGHPAISIPIGYAPALEDVETMLPVGMQLVGGLWKEEKILRLAHIWETKHDWKKMQFSTHTN, from the exons ATGTCCGTTCTGTTTACCAGCATCTCGGA CAACAATCCAGTCAAGCCGGGGGATGCGGAGGACCTCATCGCCCCTTTAGGGCTAACGATCGATCCCTCCGAGTCCGACGATTTTCACACTCTTCTCGCTGCCCTTCATGACTGCGCCGAGGGAGTGGCCTCTCTTCCAGATTACCAGCCCACATCTGATCAAGCCAGATATCCTCGTGAGAACATTCGTCGCCCAAGTCAAAAAGAGCAAGTCTATGGCCAAGCATGGGCCCACAGATTCTTGATCCGAGGAAACCCCCAAGGCGGTGCTCTGGCGGGCAAGTCTTTTAGTCTTAAAGATGTGATCGCAGTGGCGGGCGTTCCTCAATTAATGGGTAGTGATATCATTCCATCATGGACACCCACGTCAGATGCGACGGTGGTGACGCGCATTCTGCACGCTGGGGCTGATATCCAGGGAACATCGACGTGTGAGAATTACTGTCACTCGACTTCGTCTTTTACAAGTGCACAAGGCACGGTTGAAAACCCTCATGCTCCTGGTTATTCCGCAGGAGGGAGCACCTCGGGGGGTGCGGCCCTTGTTGCCGGGGATGTGGTCGATCTCACTATTGGAGGTGATCAGGGTGGCAGTATCCGTGTGCCAGCGTCATTTTGCGGCT GTGTCGGGCTTAAGCCTACACATGGACGTGTTCCATTCACCGGTATCAGCAGTGGCGATGCTATCAACGATCACGCTGGACCCTTGGCGAGAACTGTTCTCGATGCTGCCATTTGCCTCGATGTCATCGGTGGCTACGATGGCATTGACGACCGGTCTCTCGGCAGCCCTGCGCCGGGATCGACGACTTTTGCCGCAAATTTGCGACAAAGCTCCCAGAATCTAGAAGGAGTTCGAGTCGGTATATTAAAAGAAGGATTTGATCATAGCTTTGTCAGCCCCAGTGTCAGACACTCAGTCTTGACGGCCGCCAAAAAGTTTCAAGAGTTCGGTGCCTCTATTGAGGAGGTATCTCTACCAGATCACCTAAACGGACCCGCGATCTGGACCATCCAGCAACGAATGGCTGGAGCTCAAACCCTCCTGGGCCTCAATACCGGGCGCAGGGGCTTAGGTATGACAGAGATGGAATCTGCACGGTTGCCGTGGTCCGATGACCGTTTCCAGCGTGCTTTCCCTTCAACAAAAAACGTTTTGATCAATGGGCTGTACCTGATGCGCAACTTTCCTGGACTTTATGGCAAGGCTATCAATGTCGGACGACAGATCAGTGACAAGTTCGAGGCGCTATTCAGAGAATTCGATGTGCTCGTCATGCCGACAACTCCAATTGTGGCTCCCAAGAATGGCGCCCGGGGTCTTCCTCTAGATTCATTGAAGCCAAGCATGGGTTTGACGATCAACACAGCCATTTTCAATGTAACCGGTCATCCGGCCATATCCATACCCATTGGATATGCTCCGGCTTTAGAGGATGTCGAGACCATGCTTCCAGTTGGCATGCAATTAGTTGGAGGGCTgtggaaagaggagaagattcTTCGGCTGGCACACATTTGGGAGACCAAACATgattggaagaagatgcaatTTTCAACGCACACGAATTAG
- a CDS encoding Pre-mRNA-splicing factor: MATHRADASNFLDNRGYSGPLVRGVNPVTLFEKAVRDRITDSYYWKEQCFGLNAATLCDRAVELSCVGGTYGVSEKPTPFLCLAFKLLQLNPSRDIVLEYLNFSDPGSDDEGENPDSGVVQTRGDFKYLRVLAAFYVRLTFDAVDVYKTLEPLLLDYRKIKRRVRDSFTLTYVDQFIDDLLTKDRVCGTSLWKLPPRQQLEDLDMLDERISPLADELEELDRDSNGEEESSDREQGRSDNESSGRREEGEV, encoded by the coding sequence ATGGCCACTCACCGTGCGGATGCCAGTAATTTCCTCGACAATCGAGGCTACTCCGGCCCTCTAGTGCGCGGTGTCAACCCCGTCACCTTATTCGAAAAGGCCGTGCGCGACCGCATTACAGACTCCTATTACTGGAAAGAACAATGCTTCGGACTGAATGCTGCAACCCTGTGCGATCGCGCCGTGGAACTGAGCTGCGTGGGTGGTACATACGGTGTTTCCGAAAAGCCGACACCTTTCCTCTGCCTTGCCTTcaagcttcttcagctcAATCCTAGCCGAGATATCGTTCTCGAGTACCTCAATTTTTCGGATCCTGGCAGCGACGACGAGGGCGAGAATCCCGATAGTGGCGTGGTGCAGACGCGTGGAGATTTCAAGTACCTCCGAGTTCTCGCTGCTTTTTACGTGCGGCTCACCTTCGATGCCGTCGATGTATACAAAACACTGGAGCCGCTTCTGCTTGACTATCGAAAGATCAAGCGCCGAGTTCGGGACTCGTTCACTCTGACGTATGTCGATCAATTCATCGATGACTTGTTGACAAAGGACCGTGTGTGCGGTACGAGTTTGTGGAAACTACCCCCGCGGCAACAACTAGAGGATCTGGATATGCTGGATGAGCGGATAAGCCCTCTCGCcgacgagctggaggagctTGATAGAGACAGCaatggggaggaagaaagttCAGATCGCGAGCAGGGCCGCAGCGACAATGAATCATCAGgcaggagagaagagggcgAAGTTTGA
- a CDS encoding Oxidoreductase claN → MSSPVWLITGASNGFGLAMCLHVLRSGHRVIGSVRSKTKAAAAVEQIERAGGLVTELDMTESQASIASKIHALGRIDYLINVAGYSILAACEEITDEEATLQMTTNFFGPLYTMQAVLPVMRAQESGTIVNISSGAARDPLPACSLYSASKAALEAASEALAKEVAPHNIQVLIVEPGNFRTNFVDALANASPDPAAVPPYYDDPVGIVMRKFLTVHGKQPGDPQKGVERIFEAVTGTGMAGPLMGKVTRLVLGSDAYARMQKSCERFANDLSLQGEVAHSTNYD, encoded by the exons ATGTCATCTCCAGTTTGGCTCATCACGGGTGCATCCAATGGCTTTGGCCTTGCAATGTGCCTTCATGTGCTACGTTCGGGCCATCGTGTAATCGGCTCTGTCCGCAGTAAGACAAAAGCCGCCGCTGCAGTGGAGCAGATCGAGAGAGCTGGAGGCTTGGTGACGGAGTTAGACATGACTGAGTCCCAGGCGAGCATTGCGAGCAAAATCCATGCTCTTGGTCGCATTGACTATCTGATCAACGTTGCTGGCTACTCGATCCTGGCCGCCTGTGAAGAAATCAC CGACGAAGAAGCAACTCTACAAATGACGACAAACTTCTTCGGCCCACTGTATACTATGCAGGCTGTCCTTCCTGTGATGCGCGCCCAGGAGTCCGGGACTATTGTCAACATCTCCAGCGGTGCCGCTCGGGATCCCCTACCGGCGTGCTCTTTATACAGTGCTTCAAAGGCCGCGCTAGAGGCTGCCTCCGAAGCGCTTGCCAAGGAGGTGGCGCCTCACAACATCCAGGTGCTGATTGTCGAGCCCGGCAACTTCCGCACAAATTTTGTCGACGCG TTGGCCAACGCAAGTCCCGACCCTGCCGCCGTTCCTCCTTACTATGATGACCCCGTGGGCATAGTTATGCGCAAGTTCCTGACTGTCCATGGAAAACAGCCTGGCGATCCCCAGAAGGGAGTAGAGCGCATCTTCGAGGCAGTCACGGGCACTGGAATGGCCGGTCCCTTGATGGGCAAGGTCACTCGACTGGTGCTGGGGAGCGATGCATATGCGCGCATGCAGAAGAGTTGTGAAAGATTCGCCAACGATTTGAGCTTGCAGGGGGAGGTTGCGCACAGCACTAATTATGATTAA
- a CDS encoding Transcription factor spt8 codes for MASLEEDDDRDLAGSQDGSSDNEMEDAMQEIDDGEGDNDGDGDGDVDVDQDQDQDQDQDQDAESPSNTSQASDGAVMDSQLDQGTTDMTSSQNVGNSAVEAFSIYHPSVRPECLTARTYDVVPTTAAPHSTSINAVTATADMRWVFSGGSDGFVRKFNWADSINSKLMLTVAQRHPFVDSVVKAGVYMTYWENMDGNILSPVYSLACQSEGLWLLTGLESGAIRLQTLRHDEGREIAQLRQHTSAVSALCLTSDEKSLLSGSWDKRVFDWDLNTGQARRAFGASAGQISAVQIRPESALPVPTDTIDYTQTNGTYSSNYGADGTENYNAMDTTQDNGEAGATENPQAGSPTDSLFGGADSLFGDTDEVAGDGNEPSGGVFGVDEDDEFGRALANGVMGEVNAAEEVDNNTTQPDTTSQPHEAPMGASLDPGPPVAEQTTNNADSSHTTAEPAVNGLPKAEDMEAHNSGFEFSQPMQTEQDPSSDTTFLAASIDGTIRVWDRRQPDPVARISPRNVPPWCMNACWSPDGNYIYAGRRNGTVEEFSLHKGLRESERTFKFPQGSGPVTALKAMPNGRHLVCASHDILRLYDLKHEQSSRHSTVPFLIIPGHRTGTISQLYVDNACRFMISTSGNRGWEGNTTEVLLGYEISVPQ; via the exons ATGGCGTCcctcgaggaggatgacgatcGTGACCTAGCAG GCTCGCAGGACGGAAGCTCGGACAATGAAATGGAAGATGCTATGCAGGAGATTGATGACGGAGAAGGGGACAATGACGGCGACGGCGACGGCGACGTTGATGTGGATCAGGATCAGGACCAGGACCAAGATCAAGACCAGGATGCGGAGAGTCCGTCAAACACAAGCCAGGCCTCTGATGGCGCGGTGATGGACTCTCAGCTTGATCAAGGGACGACCGACATGACCTCATCTCAAAATGTCGGGAACTCCGCGGTAGAAGCATTTTCCATCTACCATCCAAGCGTTCGACCCGAATGCCTAACCGCAAGAACTTACGACGTGGTCCCTACGACTGCAGCGCCTCATAGTACCTCCATCAATGCTGTGACAGCGACTGCAGATATGCGCTGGGTCTTCAGCGGCGGCTCGGACGGATTCGTGCGCAAGTTCAACTGGGCAGACTCGATCAACAGTAAACTCATGTTAACTGTTGCGCAACGTCACCCATTTGTGGACAGCGTGGTGAAGGCTGGTGTGTACATGACATACTGGGAAAACATGGACGGAAACATTTTGTCGCCTGTCTACTCTTTGGCATGTCAGAGCGAAGGACTGTGGCTCCTGACGGGATTGGAATCTGGCGCGATTCGATTACAGACCCTTCGCCACGacgaaggaagagagataGCGCAGTTGCGTCAACATACCTCCGCTGTATCAGCACTGTGCCTCACTTCCGACGAAAAGTCCCTTCTTTCAGGGAGCTGGGACAAAAGGGTATTTGATTGGGATTTGAACACTGGGCAAGCACGACGTGCATTTGGAGCGAGCGCTGGTCAGATATCTGCGGTTCAAATTCGGCCAGAATCCGCCCTTCCAGTCCCAACAGACACCATTGATTACACGCAAACGAACGGTACGTACTCATCAAATTATGGTGCGGATGGTACCGAAAACTACAACGCCATGGACACCACTCAGGACAATGGGGAGGCTGGTGCTACCGAAAACCCGCAGGCGGGTTCACCGACAGACTCTTTGTTTGGAGGCGCGGACTCACTGTTTGGTGACACGGATGAAGTGGCTGGTGATGGAAACGAACCGTCTGGGGGTGTATTTGgagttgatgaagatgacgaattTGGTCGCGCCCTCGCGAATGGCGTTATGGGCGAAGTCAACGCCGCCGAGGAGGTGGACAACAATACCACGCAGCCTGATACAACATCTCAGCCTCATGAGGCGCCTATGGGCGCCAGCCTTGATCCCGGCCCTCCTGTTGCAGAGCAAACTACCAACAATGCTGACAGTTCTCACACCACGGCGGAGCCCGCGGTCAATGGCCTTCCCAAAGCCGAGGATATGGAGGCTCACAACTCTGGGTTCGAATTTTCGCAGCCTATGCAAACCGAGCAGGACCCAAGCTCAGACACCACATTCCTTGCCGCATCTATAGATGGCACAATACGTGTGTGGGATAGACGACAGCCCGATCCCGTTGCTCGAATTTCTCCTCGAAACGTTCCCCCGTGGTGCATGAACGCATGCTGGTCTCCCGACGGCAACTACATTTATGCGGGACGACGAAATGGCACAGTGGAGGAGTTCAGCCTGCACAAAGGCCTCCGGGAATCTGAGCGGACGTTTAAATTCCCGCAGGGAAGTGGACCGGTCACAGCGCTCAAGGCGATGCCAAATGGTCGGCACCTTGTGTG TGCCTCTCACGATATTCTCCGCCTGTATGATTTGAAGCACGAGCAATCATCTCGGCACTCAACGGTCCCTTTCCTCATCATTCCAGGGCACAGAACTGGAACTATCTCCCAGCTTTATGTGGACAACGCCTGCCGCTTTATGATCTCTACAAGTGGCAATCGTGGCTGGGAAGGTAATACCACCGAAGTTTTGCTCGGCTATGAAATCAGTGTCCCTCAATAA